The stretch of DNA gctcctctggtcgaggaagaaccggagggctttgaggccatcctggtgggggatggaggtgtagagtgactggacatccatggtgaagatgagggggtgagggcctagagagtggaatgcgtggaggcagCAGAGAGTGtttgaggtgtctagaacataggtgggaagggatttgaccaagggggatagtatggagtcaaggtatgtggcgatgagttcggtggggcacgaacaagcagagacaatgtgtctgccgggagagccgggtttgtggattttggggagaaggtaaaaactggccgtgcggggctggggaacgatgaggttggaagcttggtcgggcagggcgtgggaattgatgaagtcggtgatgatgctagatatggtggcctggtgctcgtcagtggggtcatggtccaagggtaagtaggaggaggtgtccgagagttggcgcgtggcctcagctttgtagagatcgatgcgccagactaccactgcacctcccttgtcggctggtttgatgacccaatctgggtttttgcggagagATTCAATGGCAGTGTGCGTTCagtgggggagagattggagtgagaaaggggagtggagaagttgaggcggttgacgtcgcggcggcagttctggataaagagttccagagccgggacgttacgcgaggggttccacgaggagtgggtgcgttggagacgggaaaaagggtcatcattggggggcgaggactccttccctcggaagtgcgctgtgaggcggaggcgacggtagaatgATTCACCACTctacgtgaaaaatgtttttctcatctcggttttaaaggatatcccccttatccttaagctgtgaccccttgtcctggatttcccaacatcgggaacaatcttcctgcatctagcctgtccaaccccttaagaattttgtaaatttctataagatcccccctcaatctcctaaattctagcgagtacaagccgagtctatccagtctttcttcatatgaaatcttgacatcccaggaatcagtctggtgaaccttctctgcactccctctatggcaacaatgtccttcctcagatttggagaccaaaactgtacgcaatacaccaggtgtggtctcaccaagaccctgtcaaactgcagtagaacctctctgctcctatactcaaatccttttgctataatcagaccctgtttatccagatgcttatgtatattatctctaagtatcctttccatgaatttgcccaccactgacgtcaaactaacaggtctataattgctaggtttactcttagaaccctttttaaacaatggaacaacatgtgcagtagaacctccctactcctagactcaaatccttttgctataattagaccctgtttatccagatgcttatatacattatgtctaagtatcctttccattaatttgcccaccactgacgtcaaactaacaggtctataattgctaggtttactcttggaactctttttaaacaatggaacaacatgcgcagtacaccaatcctctggcactattcccgtttctaatgacatttgaaatatttctgtcatagcccctgctacttctacactaacttccctccatgtcctagggaatatcctgtccggacctggagacttatccacttttatatttctcaaaagtgtcagtacttcctcttctttgatcctcatagtttccatagctactctacctgtttcccttacctcacataattcaatatccttctccttggtgaatatctaactccctcttaaatatagccaatgaactggcctcaactaccttctgtggcagagaattccagagattcaccactctctgtgtgaaaaatgttttcctcatctcggtccgaaaagatttcccccttatccttaaactgtgacctcttgttctgggcaGATCATGGATCTGTCCGCAGTAATGCAGCAGTCCGTTGATGATGTTGCTGCTGAGgagggggcaaatatgcgtcaaacCGATAGCCTAattattaaagagttaaaagatagcctaatcgataaagagctgagaagtggaatcagagctgccaaggacaatagttgaggagcaagttctcagctagtgactcttcttcagtttggaagggcatgtaagaaatcaccagctataagaggaaagtcccccgctctttggacaatcatcagctgatgaacgacctgaatgagttttactgcaggtttgaaaatcagaaacataacctTGAATCCCCCTCCTCAACAAACACAGCGAGACCCCAGTcagcaaagaatggaccctgcaccttctccctcccattcaccacatcacacctacttaaggcaagactccagtatgaaaagagtggaccctttcccaccccaaccaacacttcacatccactcacagcctgacctcagtctgcagactgtgcccttctacacccaacccactccaatcaccacttcacacccaattactcctttttattcagtccctgcaaagatgtactgtccctgcctgcttcaaagtttccactattgtccctgtacccaaaaaggcaaggattactggtcttaatgactacagactTGTCGCACTGAcgtctgtagtcatgaagacattttggaaaaaaaaaaatgaagacccttgaaaggcttgtgctggccaagctgaaaaatatcacaacccccctgctggaccctctgcattttgcattttgggccaatagatctgtggatgacgcagtcaatctgggcctgcacttcatcctccagtatctagaccgccaggggacctatgcgaggattttgtttgttgattttagctctgcattcaacaccattgtgccatagGTACTAGTGCTCCAAacattctgagttgactgtgcctgaacccctctgtcggtggatcactagctttctgacagacaggaagcagcatgtgagacgggaaagcatatctcggacgcGTAAACGCTCAGTATAGGAGCACTGCAAGATgcgtcctctcctctcctctcgccaTACCAATGACTGcatctccacagacacctctggtAAGCTTCTCATGTTTGGGGACGAcataaccctgattggactgatcctggatggggatctctgtactcttttcaatttgacatatttcctataacgtgcccagaactgaacacaatattctaaatgcggtctcaccagcgtcttatacaactgcaacatgacctcccaacttctatactcaatactctgactgatgaaggccaaagtgccaaaatactttttgaccacctgatatacctgcgactcgaccttcaaggaaccatgcaaccattcctcttcccacctggctaattgatccagatcctgctgcaatcattcacaaccatctgcacTATTTGCAAATCCACTCaattctgtatcatcagcaaacttgctaatcttgccctgttctgtgacgtttcgcagagtgctggagtaactcagtgggtcaggctgagtatagaagttgggaggtcatgttgcagttgcctaagaagttggtgaggccgcattcagagtattgtattcagttctgggcaacatgttataggaaagatgtcatcaaactggaaagggtacagtgaagatttatgaggatgttgtcaggactggagggccagcgctatagggagaggttgagtaggctggggctatttcatggagcacaggaggatgagggatgatctaatagaggtgtataaaatcatgatttgaatagatacagttgagtcttttgcccagagtaggtaaatcgagcagagaacataaatttaaggtgaagggcaaaagatttgataggaatcggaggggtatatttttcacacaaagggtggtcggtgtatggaacaagctgccagagtaggtagttgaggcagggactatcgcaaaatttaagaaaccgttagacaggtacatggataggacaggttcggagggatatgtatcaaacgtgggcaagtgggactagtgtagatggaacatgctgggctgaagggcctgtttccacactatcactctatgactctatctatctttccctctcaaacccattttcctgccttctccccattacctctgacacccatattaatcaagaatctatcaatcgccTCCTGAAAAAggtccattgacgacctccacagctgagtgtggcaatgaattccatagtttaccaccctctaaactagtcccactcacacgcgtttggcccatatccatctaaatctgtcctatccatgtacgtgtccaaatgtcttaaacagtaggatagtcccagccttaactacctcctctggcagcttgttccatacacccaccactctttatgtgaaaaagctacctcacagatttctgttaatttctgaaatattggtcataaatttattctaacaatgctccaaaataaggctcataaTGCATCAGAGAACATCTAAaccccctgagcttccagggcccagGACCCCGGCATCGAGTGACTTCACGCTTCGCACTCGTGCTGTGCTTAacacgcacattatttcacattaaatttcttgtaatcctgtcatgccacccccctttttgaaaagcttcgtacgggcctgaagATTGTATATTGTCTCTCGttgcgagctgtatctctaaactaaactcgtctCAAATGGTTGAAGAATAGATTTCAAATATCGAGTATTCCACAAAGTATCAAaaatgcttttattttatttggaaGAACAGTAAATAAAACAGCGAAAGTTATAATGTACAATTGTCTCTCTTgagtgggtgagagggagagaaggagagagagtgaatgAAGGAGGGGTAGAAAGATGGAGGGATAGAGGAAgatggatgggggagagggagggagtgggagttaGGGGGGCgacagggagggggaaagagggagggagagagggaaggagggagggaatgagTGTGTGAGAGTTTTGGAAAGTTtgagagaggagggtgggagggagaggtgaagagaTGCAGCCTCTGTCTTCATTTTTCCTCTCGCTTATTCTGATGCTCAGTTTCGAAGGAAAGGTTCCTGAAAAGTTGCTTGAAGACTTCTAGCCTGTAGGAGTGATGCTGATGTGTGTTAGTACCTGCCCTgtaactctctcccctctcactctcttcccctcaccctcctctctctctcccctcttgcccccattctctctccctctctctcccctattcctcctccctctatctcccctcctgcccactctctcttcctccgccctccatctctcctctcccctcctccatctccctttttctctccccttctccccctctctctcccctgcatctctctcaccccctcacctctctctcccctcttcacctttctctctcctcttccccttctttctcccctgCTCTCTACCTTCTCTCttgcccctccttccctctcctccctctctcctgccccgtcttcccccctccctctccccttcactctcccacctcactctcctccatctcccctttctttctccctctcactacccctctctctcccccatatctctctcatcccctcacctctctaccccctctctctctctcccccctctttcattcactctctccccattcccttctctctctctcccctctctccctcccctccctctcttttcccccctctctcttttcctctaccccctcccctccccctaactccacctccccctctcccccccccctcttacctTATGCGGaccaagtccaggacaaaggggagATTTGGTCACGTAGACTCAACTAAATCTGCAAATGTCTAAAATATAGGGGAGAGAGTTGGGGGCCAAGAGGTTGGGTagagagttgggggagagagatttgggggggagagagagaggggagagagagagataggagagcgagggggagagagagagagaggggagagagagagggggagggagggggagagagagggggagatggagagagaagggggaggggagagaggcagaggagagagaggggggggacagagaggggagagagagagaggggagatagagagaggagagagaagggagagctggggggagagagttgtgggggggagagaaaattAGTGGGGATGGAGAACTTACCTTAAACGTACTAATCAAAGTTATACAATCTGTTCGGTTAACAGATTTGACTGTAGTTAAACAGTCTGTTACCTGTAATCAAAGGAAGAGTTATATTTAAAAGATGCCACACAAATAGACAGCCCAGGTACACAGTTGCTGAAAGtgtggtcacagtcacagagggagTGTTGGCGAGCCGTGCAATCTAGGTGTGTGATCAATATTCAACCACAGAAATGTAATCATTGTTTGTTTAAGGCACTTTAAATTCCTCTATTAGTTCTAGTCTGCCTTCAACGCCTCTTCTCTCCAATTAACTAGCAATTACATTTAATACCCGGCGACAGACTATTGCAAATCTTCTCAGAAAGTGAGGCTGTAATTCCTATACatttcatccctctctctcccccccccccccccccccccccccccccccccctcctaccctcACCCATTtggagagtgagggtgagggggggggggggggggggggggagagagggagaggagagcgagagggaatgagagagggaggggtattaGATAGCTGGTTTTGAaaccatcctctcccctcccctcctctccccacctcctcctctcatctcctcccctcccctttccctctcctcctcccatcctctcatcccctcccctctcatctcatctcattcaGTCAGTCATAGAGTGGCAGAGTCAGAGGGAGTCAGAAAGGAGAGAGAGTAGATGTAAGTAAACAGATTACTTCCTCACTAACCCTCCACTCAtttccaccactctctctcttcccccctctcgctctctctctctctctttaaactaaactaaacattatcctgtttctgtacactgtggacggctctattgtaaacatgtattgtctttccgctgactgatagcacgcaacaaaaaagcttttcactgtacctcggtacacatgacaataaactaaactctctttccctccccctctctctctctctccctcactccaatCCTAGTAGCATGAGGGAGGGTATCGGAGAGGCAGATGGggttgaagggaatggagggatgtggatcaagtgcagaggagatcagttattGGCATCGTGTACAGCacgatggtgggccgaagggccttttccagtgcagtactgttctctgttaaaggagagggatggggggagggagacaaTTTAGCTTTGCAAAGGTTTATAAACCTGCCCCACCTTCTCCCTTCCTGATtaaccctcccctctcttccccttccttattTAATCCTTTACTCCCATTTATTtccttcctccctctttcccctctctcctcctccctcattTACACCCTATAATCCATTCCTTCcctatctccctcctccttctcttccccctcaccctctctttttccaccctctctctccctccccatttaTGCTTTTTAATCacttctttcctcctctctctccctctctctcaccttcctCGTTTACACACTTTGatcctctatctttccctcctcccctctctctccctcccttgctcATGCCATTTAATCTATAATCCCttcttttccccctcctcccctctctctcccccttcctcgttTACGCCCTCtaatcccctctctctttctatccctcctctccaccAGACTCCATCCAAGATGGCCATCGCTCCAGTTGGTTGTCGGAGAGACCTGAACTGGATTTACTTCGGCCTGTGCAGCCTAAAGGAGGCCTGGGGCATTCTTGTGGAGTCCCTGGCCTCCTTCGGCCTACTATTCGGGGCCTGCCTGCTGCTTGCCCTGCTCGTAATTGAAGTACGGGCCCGAAAAACAGACGGGAAGGGCCGGTTCGCTCTTCGGGCCTCGCTAGGCTTTGGAGCCTGGGGCCTAGTAGGCCTGAGCCTGGCTTTCGTGGTCAGGCCTCACCCCAACAACTGCTCGGCCCGCCGCATCCTCTTCGGGTGCCTCTGCGGCCTGTGTTTCAGCTGTCTTTCGGCCCTGGCTGGTAGTTTGGCCTGGAAATCTCGCTACGGCCGCCCACCGAGCGATGGGGCTTGCCTGGCGGCGGCCCTGGGCCTGTTCTCAGTGGAGTGCGTCATAAAGGCCTCCTGGCTCCTAACATCCACCGTCAGGGCCAGGCCTTTGGAACGGGAGGCTGGACAGAGCCCTTGCTCGATCGCCAAGGCTGATTTCACCGGAGCCTCGGCATATGTTATGGGCCTGCTGCTCCTTGGCCTAGTTCTGGCAGGCCTGGGCCTACGTTGCCCTGGGAAACGGGACCGCAGGCTCGCAGCCTACCTCTTCTCTTCAGCCTGTGCTTCCGTAGTGGTCTGGACGGCCTGCTTTGGGGCCTATCTCGGCGGAGAGAGAAGGCCACGTCTGGGAGCAAGGCCTGATGCTTGGGATGACCCCCCCCTCGCCTCCCTCCTCCTCGCCCAGGGATGGGTCTTCCTCTGCCTCTGTCTCGCCCCCTGGGTCATCGAGGGAGCcagggggcagaggcagagggagagggaggtaggtCCGAACGAGGTCTACACCGTCAACAAGGCCTTCCACACGGAGGTGGAAGatggtgagtgagggagggagggagagggggaggaagagggagaaagagaaagggaggcagtgaggcagggtgggagagagggagagagagggaggaagagggagaaagggagggagattcAGGGTGGGAGGTGtcagagagggatagagggagggatgtagggaaggagggagagggagggagatgtgatACGCATTAAATATTCTCTCTCTCCTACCAGAGAATCCGATAAACTCTACCATCGACGATGTCTCTCTCAACTTAGAACCAAAATCGATCGATTCAGAGCAGAAATCTCTCGAAAACTCTGTAAGtgtcccctccctccccgcctcctctcctttctccctgcCCTCCTTTCTCCAtctgtcctctccctctcttctttcctgctctctccctctatccccatcCTActatccctctctccttctctccctccctccctctctccccatcctaccatccctctctccttttctccctcccccctctccctccctccctctctccccatccctctctcacactaactctttctcctctcttcccccaacAGATTCGAAGACAAGATCCACTTTATCGAACCCACTTTACCTGAGTCTCGGTAATGCTGTAGATTTTACCTTAGGACCCTGtttcctccatccctccccctctcctctctttcagaCTTTCCAAAACATTCTCCAAACTTATACACTCattccgtctctctccccccccccccccccccccccccccccccacgtcccctgtcccatcacacactcctCCTGGGGGTCAGACACACACACGTCTTTTAATAGTCACTGTGTCAGAGTGATACaacgtagaaacaagccctttggcccaacttgcacacaccggccaacatgtcccatctacactagtcccacgtgcctacgtttgacccatatctttagatatagatatagatatgccatttattgtcactatacatgtacagtgaaactgaaagctgctcgtactcagtgcgtacatacaatttagc from Leucoraja erinacea ecotype New England chromosome 32, Leri_hhj_1, whole genome shotgun sequence encodes:
- the LOC129712457 gene encoding G-protein coupled receptor family C group 5 member C-like — protein: MAIAPVGCRRDLNWIYFGLCSLKEAWGILVESLASFGLLFGACLLLALLVIEVRARKTDGKGRFALRASLGFGAWGLVGLSLAFVVRPHPNNCSARRILFGCLCGLCFSCLSALAGSLAWKSRYGRPPSDGACLAAALGLFSVECVIKASWLLTSTVRARPLEREAGQSPCSIAKADFTGASAYVMGLLLLGLVLAGLGLRCPGKRDRRLAAYLFSSACASVVVWTACFGAYLGGERRPRLGARPDAWDDPPLASLLLAQGWVFLCLCLAPWVIEGARGQRQREREVGPNEVYTVNKAFHTEVEDENPINSTIDDVSLNLEPKSIDSEQKSLENSIRRQDPLYRTHFT